From Styela clava chromosome 6, kaStyClav1.hap1.2, whole genome shotgun sequence, one genomic window encodes:
- the LOC120331618 gene encoding uncharacterized protein LOC120331618 isoform X1 → MNILLILVIYLVALSCCEDCRRIGDTCYTAVVHTTSDISYNKAVDICKDRNKDIGLIRDENSYKEVMEFLRHEITKTNKEKWYLTSIWTGISFDPVNVRITSLGSFAKWFPGYPLTGKYLFKDFTNVWLTVFNDPDAAAQGMRNGEPIAQTYGVLCEMKLN, encoded by the exons ATGAATATCTTACTCATTCTCGTTATCTACCTCGTTGCTCTATCCTGCTGTGAAG ATTGCAGGAGGATTGGAGATACATGCTATACTGCTGTGGTGCATACTACCAGTGACATTAGTTACAACAAAGCAGTCGACATTTGCAAAGATCGCAACAAAGATATTGGCTTGATACGTGATGAAAATTCATACAAAGAAGTCATGGAGTTTTTGAGACATGAAATTACTAAAACAAACAAAGAGAAATGGTATCTGACTTCCATATGGACCGGGATCAGTTTTGACCCAGTT aATGTTCGAATTACATCTCTGGGTTCATTTGCAAAATGGTTTCCAGGCTATCCGCTCACAGGAAAATATCTGTTTAAAGATTTCACAAACGTTTGGCTCACTGTTTTCAACGATCCCGATGCTGCTGCCCAAGGGATGAGAAACGGAGAACCAATAGCTCAGACTTATGGAGTTCTTTGTGAGATGAAGTTGAACTAA